Sequence from the Mauremys reevesii isolate NIE-2019 linkage group 5, ASM1616193v1, whole genome shotgun sequence genome:
GAAACACGTGCTAGGAGAGCTCGCCCAGGACTGCTGGAGAAAGCATCAGACGGAGCCAATCACCGTGCAAGAAGGCGGGTTGAACTGCATGTGCTCCTGTTTGTGTACGTGCAGGAGCTGGTTCCCGGCACAGTGGGAGGGGAGTTCAGCACGGAGGTTCGCTTTTAGAGCTTGCACGGTGTCAGACGTGCTACATGCACTAGGCAGAATCGGGGACGGGCGTGCTGGGCTTCTCTATTCGCCCCACCGCAGCAGCCGTCCCAGAACATTGGGAGTAAGTAGTCCTCAGCCGAAAAGAGACAATGTGGATGATGCTGGATTGCAGCTCAGAGGTGAGGCTGAGGAGTTTGCACCGTTGTTTCCGTGCATTGTTAGAagtccaggtgttgagttgtttGTAATATAGTTTTACCACTATTATCTAAACCcaaatcccactgatgtcagtaagATTTTGCCAGTTTCTCGATTTGGTGGTTTGCGTTCCAACAAAGCCAGTAGCCTAGTTCTTTCAAGTTGAAAAGCCTATGATAAAGGGGCATAAACATTATGAAGGGGATGGTGTGGGATACCTTCAGATTTTTCTGCTACCGTATAAATTATCTTTCAGGTCTAAGAATAACGTGAAgctaaatgtatttttaaaacacttgTTCCCCCCCCTGTAGTCTGACGGCTTGAGCCTCCTGCTTGAGGCGGGGACTGGGGTGAATGCACCCGCAGATGCGTTTGGTCAGTCCCCAGCTCACTTGGCTGCTTGTGGAGGACAAGCTTTTTTCCTACTCTGGCAACTGCAAACAGGCGCTAATCTGAACCAACAGGTACAAGTAATGCCTTTTTGTTACTTTTGGACTGCCTTATTCCAATAAAGCATGTTATTTGTATGAAAGGTATATTTATGTAAATCTTTAGTTGTCACAGATTTGATGAGATATACAGACTAGTTGCCTGTGACGATTTGTTGCATCTCATCTATACAATTTATTACATGAAAACAGGGGTCCTTTGTATGAAACATCTCTTCCCCAGTCCTTAATCAGTAATCAGTTGTAAACACTTTCAAAATAGACTCTTCCTCAtgtaaaatatactttaaaattcATTCTGGTTATTGTGTGTTCAGATTGTTTTATAGCTATATAGGACCCCTGTCGAACCTGAAACTTTGTCTCCTGATTTTGCACATGGTAGAGAACTTTAGTATCCCCTTTATCCTGTCAGGGTCCTGGGAATGTTCACATTATCTCCTTCAAATATATATCAAGGTCTGTTACAGAGTCACACTTATCTCAGTAGCAGAAAATTTTGGTGATTTGCTTGTATCTCTGCATTTTGCTATGAATGGTGCTGTTACCTCCTAACTCTGTTTTGCTGTAAGATCCTGCTGCCTTGATTAGTGAATGAATGTGGATATGTAGCGGAGGTGGGTTAGAAACTGTTGTCAGATCCCTCAAATATTTCCAAGtgttcaaatttttttttcctcactcAGATTATGATGAAAAGTCAATCTCAAATTTTCACAGACCAAATTGTTTTCAGATCAGGTCAGTGTTTTGATAACTTCAAAACATTTCACTTTGATTTGACcttttacaacttttttttttaagtttaattagcttaaatttctaCAGGGAAAGTCATGTTGAATTGGAAAAACAGGAATTTTCATTTTGGAAGTgtcaaacaaaaacattttgttagtTTCTAAACTTTGAGATTTGTCAAATCCAAATCTGTTTTGTGAACAGTgttggttttgatgaattggcattttctgatgttgaaaaattcccaattaGCTCAGAGTACGCATTTTGTATAAAAGCTATTCTAGGAGATAACGGTTTTGCAACAGATTTTGCACGTAATCTGCTAGCATCTTATTATATGAATAAAGAGTATTCTAAAATTACTTAATAGCAGCTGCTGTTTGTATTTAACTGAATATATACTTTCTGACCCACCTTTCTGACTTGCATCCAGATTGTGTCTCACAGAGTTTGAGCACCATCAGAACTGGTTAATCTCTCCCTGCCACCTTATTAAGTGATTTATGATATACTAAGGGTGAAATTCTATTTTATGTTTTTAGGATTGCCATGGAGAAGCTCCTATTCATAAGGCAGCTAAAGTTGGGAGCTTGGAGTGTCTTGCTCTACTCGTTGCCAGTGATGCCAGAATAGAGTAAGCCAAAAACTACATTTAACTAATTCAAATACGAGCCCTCAAAGAAGTTACTCATATAACTTATTCTGCTATAATCTTAAAATATATGAACATGAAATGTATGCTAATACAGAACTTTGTTTCCTGTACAAACTATATTGTGGTAGTTAGAATGCAGTGTGCATGCacatattttttaataaatatggTGCAGCCATTACAAGTATGTATCATGATAGTCCACGTACTGTACAACTATACCATTGTCTTTCAGTTTTGGTTTAGAGAAAAACCTCTTTATGATAGCAGCTAAGAGGAGCTTACTGGTCATAGCTCCTGATTGGAGGAGCTTTCCATTTCCTCTATTGGTTATACTATTCTTACATCTTATACTTGAGACAACTTCTTTGGTCTTGATTTTTTGGTAGCTTATTTCTCTGCTTCAAATATTTTTACACTTGAAATAAAGATATTTTACTGAAGAATTACGATGACTGCCTCATCTTGCATAGTGACGATTTGAAATTAACTGTATGTTAACTTTTGTGTTTCAGTTTGTGCAATAATGATGGCCAAACAGCGGAAGATCTTGCATGGGCTTTTGGATTTCTGGAATGTGCCAAGTTCCTCACAACTGTTAAACATACTCAAAATATGAAGCTAAGAGAACAATCTAGCTGCTCACTTAAGGACAATTGTGGTTTGCCAAGAGAGGCTTCATCTGGACAGAAACGAGTATGTGGAATTATGGGATCCACaaacagaaagaggaggagatCAGATGGTACGTAGTTGATGACAGTTTACAAATTAGACACTTAGCTAGGACTGGTTTAATACATATCAGAATATTTTTAAACCACAATCTCAGACTGTCAGTATTTAAGTACATTACCTGAATTTGTCAGTAGATATGTAGTAGCGGTGGTGAGGCACGGCCTTTCAATGCATCCACATATACCTACGTAGTAAGGCTGCTATTCAGTCAGAATATTAATGTTGCATAGAAGAACATGCT
This genomic interval carries:
- the ANKRD37 gene encoding ankyrin repeat domain-containing protein 37 codes for the protein MWMMLDCSSESDGLSLLLEAGTGVNAPADAFGQSPAHLAACGGQAFFLLWQLQTGANLNQQDCHGEAPIHKAAKVGSLECLALLVASDARIDLCNNDGQTAEDLAWAFGFLECAKFLTTVKHTQNMKLREQSSCSLKDNCGLPREASSGQKRVCGIMGSTNRKRRRSDDITS